One segment of uncultured Tolumonas sp. DNA contains the following:
- the nadC gene encoding carboxylating nicotinate-nucleotide diphosphorylase, with amino-acid sequence MLQNDIQRAVRAALEEDLGGVLDAHTDITAQLIPADKQAEAYVITREKGVFCGKAWAEAVFEQLGGNVRIEWKVQDGEQVEPNQELVRLYGPARILLTGERSMLNFIQTLSGVASNVALYVTEIAGTQCKLLDTRKTIPGLRTALKYAVTCGGGTNHRMGLFDAYLIKENHIMACGGIAQAITTARALNPGKRVEVEVESLDELQQALDANADIIMLDNFTVPMMSEAVAINAGKAKLEVSGNVTLQTIATYAKTGVDYISVGALTKHTHAMDLSMRFI; translated from the coding sequence ATGTTGCAAAATGATATTCAGCGCGCTGTGCGTGCCGCATTAGAAGAAGATTTGGGTGGCGTACTTGATGCGCATACCGATATTACCGCACAACTTATTCCAGCTGACAAACAAGCGGAAGCCTATGTGATCACCCGCGAAAAGGGTGTGTTCTGTGGCAAAGCATGGGCAGAAGCAGTATTTGAACAACTCGGCGGCAATGTTCGCATCGAGTGGAAAGTGCAAGACGGTGAACAGGTTGAGCCTAATCAGGAACTGGTTCGTTTGTATGGCCCTGCGCGCATTCTGTTGACCGGCGAGCGCAGCATGCTGAACTTTATTCAAACCCTGTCAGGTGTTGCCAGCAATGTCGCCTTGTATGTCACCGAGATTGCGGGCACACAATGTAAGCTGCTGGATACCCGTAAAACGATCCCCGGCCTGCGCACGGCACTGAAATATGCGGTGACCTGCGGTGGCGGTACGAATCATCGCATGGGGTTGTTTGATGCCTATCTGATCAAAGAAAACCACATCATGGCCTGTGGTGGCATCGCGCAGGCGATCACCACAGCACGTGCACTCAACCCAGGCAAACGTGTGGAAGTGGAAGTCGAAAGTCTAGATGAACTGCAACAGGCACTCGATGCCAATGCCGACATCATCATGCTGGATAACTTCACCGTACCCATGATGAGTGAAGCGGTTGCGATCAACGCTGGCAAAGCCAAATTGGAAGTGTCCGGCAACGTCACGCTACAAACTATCGCTACTTACGCCAAAACCGGTGTCGATTACATCTCTGTTGGTGCGCTGACTAAACACACCCACGCGATGGACCTCTCCATGCGGTTTATCTGA
- the garD gene encoding galactarate dehydratase, with the protein MSADDVSNEQPLYIKVHVNDNVAIIVNNHGLPEGTRFACGLTLVEHVPQGHKVALQAIAQNDAIIRYGEIIGYATEDLKQGSWISEHQVELPQAPALETLPLATKVPVPLPPLEGYTFEGYRNADGSVGTKNLLAITTSVQCVAGVVDHIVRLIERDLLPKYPNVDGVVGLNHLYGCGVAINAPAAVIPIRTLHNLTLNPNFGGEVMVIGLGCEKLQPERLLAGSDELKKINVEESQIIRLQDEKHVGFKAMVDDIMQTAERHLQKLNQRQRETCPVADLVVGMQCGGSDAFSGVTANPAVGYASDLLVRCGATVMFSEVTEVRDAIHLLTPRAIDEEVGKALLREMAWYDNYLDTGKTDRSANPSPGNKKGGLANVVEKALGSIAKSGSSAIVEVLSPGQRPTKKGLIFAATPASDFVCGTQQMASGITLQVFTTGRGTPYGLAAVPVIKMSTRTALADRWHDLIDIDAGRIASGHASIEDIGWELFHFMLDVASGKKKPWSDQWGLFNALSVFNPAPVT; encoded by the coding sequence ATGTCTGCAGATGATGTGAGTAATGAACAGCCGCTTTATATAAAGGTTCACGTAAACGATAACGTTGCCATTATTGTGAATAACCATGGTTTACCGGAAGGAACTCGCTTTGCCTGCGGCCTGACGCTAGTTGAGCATGTGCCACAAGGCCATAAAGTAGCCCTACAGGCAATTGCACAAAATGACGCGATCATCCGTTATGGTGAGATCATTGGTTATGCTACCGAAGATCTCAAACAAGGCAGCTGGATCAGCGAACATCAGGTGGAATTACCGCAGGCTCCCGCGTTAGAAACCTTGCCTTTAGCCACCAAAGTTCCTGTACCATTACCACCGCTGGAAGGTTATACCTTTGAAGGCTATCGCAATGCCGATGGCAGCGTCGGCACCAAAAATCTGTTGGCGATCACCACCAGCGTACAGTGTGTTGCTGGTGTCGTGGATCATATTGTGCGCTTGATCGAGCGTGATCTCCTGCCAAAATACCCGAATGTCGATGGCGTTGTCGGGCTTAACCATTTATACGGTTGTGGTGTCGCCATTAACGCGCCTGCCGCCGTCATTCCGATCCGCACCTTGCACAATTTAACGCTGAACCCTAATTTCGGTGGCGAAGTGATGGTCATTGGGTTGGGTTGTGAGAAGTTACAACCTGAACGCCTGCTGGCCGGCTCTGATGAGCTGAAAAAAATTAATGTCGAAGAGAGTCAGATTATCCGTCTGCAAGATGAAAAACACGTCGGTTTCAAAGCGATGGTTGATGACATCATGCAAACCGCTGAACGCCATCTGCAAAAATTAAATCAACGTCAGCGTGAAACCTGCCCAGTCGCTGATTTGGTGGTTGGCATGCAGTGTGGTGGTAGTGATGCCTTTTCGGGCGTAACGGCAAACCCGGCAGTCGGCTATGCCTCTGATCTGTTGGTGCGTTGCGGTGCCACGGTGATGTTTTCTGAAGTGACCGAAGTGCGTGATGCCATTCATCTGCTCACCCCACGCGCCATTGATGAAGAGGTCGGCAAAGCCTTACTGCGTGAAATGGCGTGGTATGACAATTATCTCGACACCGGTAAAACTGATCGTAGCGCCAACCCCTCACCGGGTAATAAAAAAGGCGGTTTGGCTAATGTGGTGGAAAAAGCGCTCGGCTCAATTGCCAAATCCGGCAGTAGTGCCATTGTGGAAGTGCTATCACCCGGCCAACGGCCAACGAAAAAAGGGCTGATCTTTGCGGCAACACCGGCCAGTGATTTTGTCTGTGGCACACAGCAAATGGCGTCTGGCATCACCTTGCAAGTCTTCACCACCGGTCGTGGCACCCCTTATGGTTTAGCCGCTGTTCCCGTGATCAAGATGTCGACCCGCACCGCATTGGCGGATCGCTGGCACGATCTGATTGATATCGATGCCGGACGCATCGCTTCTGGTCATGCCAGCATCGAAGACATTGGTTGGGAACTCTTCCACTTCATGCTGGATGTTGCCAGTGGCAAGAAAAAACCGTGGTCTGATCAATGGGGTTTGTTTAATGCGCTTTCCGTGTTTAATCCGGCGCCAGTGACCTGA
- a CDS encoding FIST C-terminal domain-containing protein: MDDNAIEYIPFEEAVIHDLLQRWHNQYPAMGVMALVPEAENQQIPLLQNCCRQLGIPLTGAVFPALVTDEGWSNSGCWLLRLNQQPPCYLFENIPDRIDAVYDITSKLEPFLELAGDTDKPTLFMLFDSMLPDVGTIVENLYLHLADSVHYAGVNAGSETFQPMPCLFDATKIISNGAWCLLLPAWAGMLLEHGYPAPDKVISATSAEGNRIISIDWQPAFDVYKQLVLDECGVELTTENFYQYACYFPLGILQANNEVVVRIPVAIHSDGSIVCVGDVPANTSLVLLHAPQLNESQCVTQICHRLQTDLTEITGWPLLTFYCAARRIHLDGDTLKELTNLKNCTGATQLAGALSLGEIGSRRIWGYPMFHSAALLCGSWKY, encoded by the coding sequence ATGGACGATAACGCAATAGAGTATATTCCATTTGAAGAAGCCGTTATTCATGACCTGCTGCAACGCTGGCACAATCAGTACCCCGCAATGGGCGTGATGGCTCTTGTTCCAGAAGCAGAAAACCAGCAGATCCCGCTACTACAAAATTGCTGTCGACAACTTGGAATTCCATTAACCGGTGCGGTCTTTCCCGCCTTAGTGACTGATGAAGGTTGGAGTAATAGCGGATGCTGGTTATTGCGCCTGAACCAACAACCGCCCTGTTATTTATTTGAAAACATCCCCGACCGAATTGATGCCGTGTATGACATCACAAGCAAATTAGAACCATTTCTTGAGCTTGCTGGCGATACCGATAAACCGACATTATTTATGCTGTTTGACAGCATGTTGCCTGATGTCGGCACCATCGTTGAGAACCTCTATCTCCATCTCGCCGACAGCGTGCACTATGCTGGCGTTAACGCCGGCAGCGAGACGTTTCAACCCATGCCCTGCTTGTTTGATGCGACGAAAATCATTTCAAACGGAGCCTGGTGTCTACTACTGCCTGCTTGGGCCGGTATGCTGTTAGAACACGGATATCCGGCCCCCGATAAAGTGATCAGTGCCACCTCAGCCGAAGGTAACCGCATCATTAGCATCGACTGGCAACCGGCTTTTGATGTTTACAAACAGCTAGTCTTAGACGAATGTGGTGTCGAACTAACCACCGAAAATTTCTATCAATACGCCTGCTATTTCCCCCTCGGGATCTTGCAGGCCAATAATGAAGTGGTTGTTCGTATTCCTGTCGCAATACACAGTGATGGCAGCATCGTTTGTGTCGGTGATGTGCCGGCAAATACCTCACTGGTGTTATTACACGCCCCACAACTTAATGAAAGCCAATGTGTGACACAAATCTGTCATCGCTTACAAACCGATTTGACTGAAATCACGGGGTGGCCATTACTAACCTTTTATTGTGCCGCCCGCCGCATTCATTTAGACGGCGACACACTCAAGGAATTAACCAATCTGAAAAATTGCACTGGTGCCACTCAATTGGCCGGCGCCTTATCACTGGGGGAAATTGGTAGTCGCCGTATTTGGGGATATCCGATGTTTCACAGTGCAGCATTACTTTGCGGTAGTTGGAAATACTGA
- the ampD gene encoding 1,6-anhydro-N-acetylmuramyl-L-alanine amidase AmpD translates to MLNKNWSINHQGWLAEARHCPSPFFNQRPHGEPVSLLVVHGISLPPGQFGGSHIDELFTGKLDPQAHPYFAEIAHLEVSAHCLIRRDGEVVQYVSFLDRAWHAGRSQFDGRDNCNDFSIGIELEGTDDSDYSEAQYQQLAVLTKAIQHTYPAVTAERITGHADIAPGRKTDPGASFDWGRFRQLLA, encoded by the coding sequence GTGTTGAATAAAAATTGGTCGATTAATCATCAAGGCTGGCTCGCTGAGGCTCGGCATTGTCCATCACCGTTTTTTAATCAACGCCCGCACGGCGAGCCGGTGTCATTGCTGGTGGTGCATGGCATCAGTTTACCGCCGGGGCAATTCGGTGGGTCACATATTGATGAATTGTTTACCGGAAAATTAGATCCGCAGGCGCACCCGTATTTTGCCGAAATCGCGCATCTGGAAGTGTCGGCGCATTGTTTGATCCGTCGTGATGGGGAAGTGGTGCAGTACGTGAGTTTTCTCGATCGCGCCTGGCATGCCGGACGCTCGCAGTTTGATGGCCGTGATAACTGCAATGATTTTTCCATTGGCATTGAGCTTGAAGGCACCGATGACAGTGATTATAGCGAAGCGCAATATCAACAACTGGCGGTGCTGACCAAGGCGATCCAACACACTTATCCGGCGGTGACGGCTGAGCGGATCACCGGACATGCCGATATCGCGCCGGGTAGAAAAACCGACCCCGGAGCTTCATTTGACTGGGGTCGGTTCCGGCAATTATTAGCCTGA